In Serratia liquefaciens ATCC 27592, the genomic stretch TGAACGTGAAAAGTGTCAGATACTGAAGATTCGCCTTACGCCCATTTGTTATTCATATGACTTATGGCGTTTTTGATCCTGCGAGCAAGGCGTCTTACTCAGAAAATTGACCTGCACCAATTCAGCAGGCAAGGGCTGTCACGAAAGCCTTTCAAGAGATAATCCATATGCTAACTCAGTAAAGAAAGGGAGTGATTCTTCATGCATCAATAATAACCACCGAAACCAAGAGATAAAAAACGACAAATAGCAACAAGAAATTAAATACAAACCAACGAACAAAACTCCAACTTTGTATTACAAGAAAATTCTTTACGAACTTAATGTCCATCACATAATCCTAAAAAGGATAAAACCTCCGTTTTTTTATTGGTATTAAAATACATAGTCACACCAAACATAACTAGCGATATAATCGTTAAGCAAAGCATAATTCAGACTTATCATTGATAGCTATCACCAACCCTGCTGGCCAATGATAACCCTAATGTGTGCTGATATGGGAAATGACACTTACTGCTAGGGAAGCTTATGTTCAGAGAATCTATAACCGTATTTTTATCAGATAAAAATCGCTACTTCACACATGGCATCAAATTGGCGTTAGAGAGCTATTTTCGATCAAAGAATGTGAATGTGCGTTTTACTGAAAATGCCTTCGAATACAGAATGGCAGACGTCATCTTCCTGGCGGCCAACCCAAGCGAAAGCACTCTGCCTCATTATCTGTATTCACAGGCAAAAGCTTGCTGCCCGCTGGTTTTCTTGATCGATGATGAACGAATAGCAGCACCAGCTTCCCACTCAAGTGGCAGGAAGAAATTCACTCATATCTCTCGCAACAAAAGTGTAGCGGCTTTATTAGAGACCTTCGACCGCGTCATATTAGCCAATGTCATTCAAAATAAAAGAAATCGCTGCGATGTTGGTTATGCCTCCCGATTCGCCAGGTTCTCTACCAGAGAGTATGAAGTCATTCATTATCTCTCTTTAGGCCTACCCAACATTTTGATTTCACGGAAACTGAACCTGAGCGAAAAAACCATCAGCCAGCATAAACGTAACGCGATGCGAAAGCTGAAATTTAAACGCAATGCCGAGCTGCATTTTTGGCTGCTTTGTGGCGGTTTAAAGGATGTGGGGCGGCATGTTCTGATGTAACCCAAGCACAGGAAAATTCATGATTATTTTCAAACGTCTTTGCTCAAATAATAGACCAAACATGGAAATAAATGCATTTTTCTCTATGCAGTTAACAACGTCACCTATCGGTTTTTCTGATTGTTCAATTAAAAGTAAACGGATAATAGACAACTCAACAGCAACGCAGCAGAAGGCAGGTCAAAGCAAGTTGAAGGAAAGCAAAAAGTGATGCTAAACCGCGCAACCCTGCTTGGTTCAATCAGCATGTTACTATTATTACTGGCGCTGCTGCCTTCACTTTTGAAAATGATTAACGTGTCTGCTATTCCTGCGGTGTGGAACTCTACTCAAGATGACCGCCCATCGCCTAATACTCCTCCGAGCGAAGACACAGGAGAGCCAAAAGGCGGAAAGCATCAACTGCTGTTAACCGACAACGATACCCTGCCAGAGCAAGCTGAGTTCACAATCAGACGGGGAGAGAATAAGATACTCAGTAAGAGCCTGGCAGATTCACATAAATGCTATTGCGATATATCGGTTGAAAGCGCTTCGGCCAAATTCAATTTTCAAATCATCCAGCAGGAAGTGAAAAAATTTGTCCGGAAAAGAATATTGTCACGT encodes the following:
- a CDS encoding helix-turn-helix transcriptional regulator; protein product: MFRESITVFLSDKNRYFTHGIKLALESYFRSKNVNVRFTENAFEYRMADVIFLAANPSESTLPHYLYSQAKACCPLVFLIDDERIAAPASHSSGRKKFTHISRNKSVAALLETFDRVILANVIQNKRNRCDVGYASRFARFSTREYEVIHYLSLGLPNILISRKLNLSEKTISQHKRNAMRKLKFKRNAELHFWLLCGGLKDVGRHVLM